The genomic interval TAGCAAATCTGACAGGATGTTTCCTCTGGGATTGCTGAAGCCCCCCAGTCATTCACTACTCGAATTTGAAGAGATTCACCATGAACGTTAAGCTCCCCATTTTGTCTGCGATCGCCGCTGCTGCGCTCTCTGTTGGTGTTGCCCTGCCCGCCTTTGCCGGACCTGGAGTACTGATTGGGCTGGAACCCGGTGCCCGTGTCAACGTCCGCTCTGAACCCAGCACCCGTTCCTACTCTCCCCATTACGGTTTGATTGGAGACAGAATTGAAATTCTGGATCAAACTCAGGGATACGATGGCTATACCTGGTACTATGTCAGCTTCCGCTCCGGCGCGAGGGGTTGGGTGCGAGGAGATTTTGTCCGTCCAATCAGCTACACACCGGATAGACCTAATCCCCCCAGAGAATCAACGGTTGCTGCCTTCAACACCAACACTTACAACGTGAAGGTTTACAGACAGCGAGGCCGGTTGTACATGGATGTTTACAACAAGCGCGCGGGTTACTCAGTCTTGAATAGGGCACCTGCGGCTGTTGACAACTACGGGCGGAGAACCAGTTATTACAATACTCGTGGCGAGTATGTGTACAAGGTGACTACTGCTCCCAATGGCAGGTACACCCTGGCAGTTCTTTATAACGATCGCCAGATTACCCGCGAACCCGGTTATCAAATCTGGTAAGGATTAGCCATATTGCTGAAACCTTTAGCCTTTAGCCATTTCCTTTCTAACCCCTGAAACCGACTGTCAGTAGTCCGCCCAGAAGTTAAAGTGACAGACGATCGCCCTCTAGTTGGGAGCTAGAGGGCGATCGTTTTTGGTACAGAAACCGGGTTTCTTCTGTGAGATGCTCAAGTTTCGTTGCATATCCTCACCAGAAACCCGGTTTCTCGAAATACTGTACCGATGCTCTAGGGGGCGATCGTTTTTGAAAGGAAGAGGGGGCAGGGATAAAAGGGTTAGCTTGAAACTTCAAGCAATTAGACCTTATATCGGTTTAAACGGTCTTTTGGACAAATCGACGTTTGGAAGGGGCTTGGCAGTGCCAAGCCCGTACAAGCATTTGCTGCGTTTCCAATTCAAATTATTAGTTAAGCTCAACTAAACAGCGTAGTCGTCACACGCTGTAATACGTTTAAGCCTCGCAAAGACCCCTGGATCAGTCGAACCGCACCGATTGGTTGTCGGAGCATCCCGATCGCCATCCGCCCTGGCAACAATGCCCCTTCTGAACTAAATGCCCAGGTGAGATCCGGCAAGTCGTGTTGAGAATCGTCACTAACCACCCGCAGCATGGCAACCGCAATCCCGATTTGACTCAAAAATTCCAGGGTTGGATAGCCTTCCATATCGACAACATCGGCAGCGGTAGCCAGCGATCGTTTTTCCGCAGCAGACCAGATGACGCGATCGCTCGTCAACGCCCTAACCAACGTTACTTGTTTACCTAATTTTTGCTGAATGTGGGTCGTGAGGGGGCGATTAGTGGGAAGAGGGTGTGGGGTGTGGGGTGTGGGGTGTGGGGTGGATGGGTCGTTGATACAGCCCTGATAGAGTACGAGGCTGGCGATGGAATGAGGGGAGGTTAGACTGCCACACAAACCCATCATCAAGATATTTGGCTGATTAGAAAAGTTTCCGTTTTCCTGAAGGGTCTTTAAGTGATTCCCGATTGGGATTGGACCGACCGGAACGGGAAGGACGATCGGGGGATCAGAAACCTTTCGCAAGCCCCGACAAACGGCTTGATACTCGGCACCCTGAGGAACCAGGACGATTTGAATCGGCAAGGGCATGGGAAGAGGAATTAAGGGGATGGCAACTGAGCGCCTCCTTCGGGAGGGGGTTCGGGTGCTGCTTCAGAGTCGGGTAAGGATTCGGGTGGATAAGGGGGTGGGTAGGTGCGAGACGGAGGTCTAGAGCGACGGGGGGGCGGTGCATAATAGGGATCGGGGGCAGAGGGGCGGAGGGAGGGAGGTGGGTTGGAGTAGGGGTCGGCGGAGCTTGGGTTTCCATCCGCAGGATTATCAGGTTGATTCTGGGGAGGACGCTGTTGGGCATACTGTTGCGCCGTCCAGTTGGCGATCGCAGACTGCGCTTCCCCATACAATGCCCGACCAGGGGGCAATTTGAGCGGCGGTATTAATGGCACTGGTCAACTGCCCCTGTCCTGCCAGGGCGGTAGCCTGATCGAGCAGGGGTCGATCCTGCGCGACTTGCAGTTGATAGGTCCAATCCTGAATGGCGGTCTGAGCTTCCTTGTACAGCGATCGCCCAGGACGAATTTTGGCAGCCACTCGGATCGCATCTCCCAGGCGTTGTTGTTTGGCGAAGGTCTGC from Kovacikia minuta CCNUW1 carries:
- a CDS encoding phosphorylase family protein gives rise to the protein MPLPIQIVLVPQGAEYQAVCRGLRKVSDPPIVLPVPVGPIPIGNHLKTLQENGNFSNQPNILMMGLCGSLTSPHSIASLVLYQGCINDPSTPHPTPHTPHPLPTNRPLTTHIQQKLGKQVTLVRALTSDRVIWSAAEKRSLATAADVVDMEGYPTLEFLSQIGIAVAMLRVVSDDSQHDLPDLTWAFSSEGALLPGRMAIGMLRQPIGAVRLIQGSLRGLNVLQRVTTTLFS
- a CDS encoding SH3 domain-containing protein, which encodes MNVKLPILSAIAAAALSVGVALPAFAGPGVLIGLEPGARVNVRSEPSTRSYSPHYGLIGDRIEILDQTQGYDGYTWYYVSFRSGARGWVRGDFVRPISYTPDRPNPPRESTVAAFNTNTYNVKVYRQRGRLYMDVYNKRAGYSVLNRAPAAVDNYGRRTSYYNTRGEYVYKVTTAPNGRYTLAVLYNDRQITREPGYQIW